The Zingiber officinale cultivar Zhangliang chromosome 10A, Zo_v1.1, whole genome shotgun sequence genome contains a region encoding:
- the LOC122027967 gene encoding protein SHORT-ROOT-like, giving the protein MLNEFASPYGDCEQHLPYAFLQALFCRATASDDHYYSTSLAVAERTVSFASTRRLALKFQEAAPWSTFGHVAANGALLQALDGDGPRSLEALASRAGADAPRVRLTVVSSTAAGVVAEIGARIEKFARLMGVPLEFRAIAAPTLPRLIDALRPKKLELREGEVVAVNCVGALQRAGCEDSRDSFLRAAAVLRPRVLTVVEDEADFGAASEFMESFEECLWFYGSYFEMLEKASRRCATSGLLWRGSASGASSDCWRGRCCRRRGRRRTCT; this is encoded by the exons ATGCTCAACGAGTTCGCCTCCCCCTACGGCGACTGCGAGCAGCACCTCCCCTATGCCTTCCTGCAGGCCCTCTTCTGCCGAGCCACAGCCTCCGATGACCACTACTACAGCACCTCCCTCGCCGTCGCCGAACGCACCGTCTCCTTCGCCTCCACCCGCCGCCTCGCCCTCAAGTTCCAGGAGGCTGCCCCGTGGTCCACTTTCGGCCACGTCGCCGCCAACGGCGCCCTCCTCCAGGCCCTCGACGGCGA TGGCCCACGCTCCCTCGAGGCCCTCGCCTCACGCGCCGGCGCAGACGCCCCGCGCGTCCGGCTCACCGTCGTCTCCTCCACTGCCGCTGGCGTCGTGGCCGAGATTGGAGCGCGCATCGAGAAGTTCGCGCGGCTAATGGGCGTGCCGCTTGAGTTCCGGGCTATCGCTGCCCCCACGCTGCCACGCCTCATCGACGCGCTGCGCCCCAAGAAGCTCGAGCTCCGCGAAGGGGAGGTCGTCGCGGTGAACTGCGTCGGCGCTCTTCAGAGAGCCGGGTGCGAGGATTCGCGGGACTCGTTCCTACGGGCTGCGGCGGTGCTGCGGCCGAGGGTATTGACCGTAGTGGAGGACGAGGCGGACTTCGGCGCCGCAAGCGAGTTCATGGAGTCCTTCGAGGAGTGCCTGTGGTTCTACGGCTCCTATTTCGAGATGCTGGAGAAAGCTTCCCGGCGATGTGCAACGAGCGGCTTGCTCTGGAGAGGGAGTGCTTCCGGAGCCTCGTCGGACTGCTGGCGTGGTCGCTGCTGCCGACGGAGGGGGAGACGTCGGACATGTACCTAA